From one Sphingobacteriales bacterium genomic stretch:
- a CDS encoding site-specific integrase: MQKRDEVIMAFLIYQALTVLEVTQIEISQIDLEKGTIQVTGNVKNKGRTLHFKANQIMLFYKYINGTRAGNNQ; this comes from the coding sequence ATGCAAAAGCGAGATGAAGTAATAATGGCCTTTTTAATTTATCAAGCCTTGACGGTTTTAGAAGTTACTCAAATAGAAATCAGTCAAATAGATTTAGAAAAAGGAACGATACAAGTAACAGGAAACGTAAAGAACAAAGGCAGAACGCTACATTTTAAGGCCAATCAGATAATGCTATTTTACAAATACATAAACGGAACAAGAGCCGGAAATAATCAATAA